One Styela clava chromosome 4, kaStyClav1.hap1.2, whole genome shotgun sequence genomic window, cgaCAGTATCATTCAACTAGTATTTCATTCGAATTCAAACCTTCTTCAGGTAACCGTGCAAGAAAATTCATTAACTACTTCAACAAGAGGACCTGGGAGCAAACCAAAGTTAACATtacagaaaattacaaaaaagcaAATTTGAACGAACCAGACTTCGAAGTAAATCctcaaataaaaaaagtacCAGGCTTCTACAGTGGAGAAATGGCCCCCGAAGTTACGGAATATACTTTGGAGACTGGATTTACTGTTAGGGCTACTGATAAATTGGTTGAGAAACCCATTTCTCTGGATGTGCTTGTGGAACAATTGGGCAACAAAGAATACAGATACATCGCCATATTGGGACAAGCCGGCAGTGGAAAGACGACAATCACGAAACGTCTTGCTCGAAGCCTTCTAGTTGCCAACAAATTAGTCAAACAAGCTCAAATTAGTAAAAGATTATATTCTTGGCTATTTCGCAATACAGGATGTCGCTTCGAATTCATTCATCACTTGAATATTAAAGATATCCCATTTTTTCAAGGAAGCAAAGAAGAAGAAGCCATCAGTCCATGCGAATTACTTTTTGGGAAAATAGCTTTAGGACTCGCAACACAAGATGTGGAAGAAGGCTATAAATGGCTGCAGAAAAACCAATCAAAGTTCTTTCTTTTGCTTGACGGCCTGGATCAGGCAACTTGGAGTCTTCTTGGAAAATACAACAAGATGAAGTATACCGATAAATCGAGCACTGCAACAATCATTTGGAATCTAATAACAGGCAATCTCTTTCCAAGAATGACAATCGTGATTTCTTCACGTGAGCACAGAATAGCTCCCCTTCCTTTAGAATTGAGGCCACAATTTATAACTGCCCTTGCCGGTTTTACTCGAGATGATATCAAGAGGTTGTTCATTGCAGTTGTCGGGGATGACGATGAAAAAGCTTGGCAAAAATTGACAAGGCAGTCACCCGCACTCATTCTATTATCATCTGTTCCACTTTTCCTAATATTCAATGCAATCGTTTGTAAGTTCAACCCAGAGAAATTGCCAGGTACTATGACAGAGGTAATGCTACGAATCCTTCACATCTTCATGCGATCTGATCACACCCTTGAAAGGGAACGGATTGAAGAAATACTTCGAAAATTGATGGAAATGTCACTTGAAGGCATGAAAACGAAAAGAGTCATTTTCACGACTAACGATCTTACAGAATTTCAACTTCAATCCGATGAAGTTCGTGACATTATCATCAAGGTACCTGGGAAAAACATGTTTAACCAACATCTCATGGAAGGAGACCATCTGATGTTCTTCAGCCATCAAGTCCTTCAAGAAGTTTTATCcgctctctatatttcaaacatGGATTCTACTAAGTTTCGCACATTTATCGAAACTGAGTTCCGAGATGATCATTGGGCAGTTGTTCGTCGTCTATTGGGTGGAATTATTCTGAATCCTGATATTGAAAGTTGTCTTATAACAAATTTTTCTTCTGGTAAGTTAAATGTATTACGATATGTCTTTTATAccatatttgaatttattccgCATCTTGACTTTCATGGCATTGAATGAGTCGACAAGGATTTATTAGACTAGTGGAAGATCAAGTTATAATTGACATGTACTTAGGCTTTTTGTACTTCCCTATAACTATGAGCAATTAAGTATTCCGTTTTCCCCTCATAAGTCCTACTGGATTCAAACCCAAGCCATTCGGTTGGTACACGAGCAGCTTCGAATTATTGAAACAATTAACTTTttgagttggctaaaatatggcAGAAACGCTTCTTCTTTATCTTCCatactgaatatatatatttactgaaCAAGTTTATAGTGTTACCAGTCCTTGTCTTTTAAATTGCCCTCGCCCGCTACTGCCTACCTAAAAGGAAACGAGACAGGCATGTTTTACGTGTTACGTCCACACAATGTATCTGCATTGAGAAGTCGGCAACGAAAGGAGCGTTCGGTGAATGCCGACCAAAATGTACACGTCCGAGTTTTGCGATAATTCAGTGGTAGCGATGGTTAAAGTCTTTCAGCTCTGACCATTGACGACGCAAATACTCTCGCATGCAATTAATACGTTGAAAGCCACTTGAACCTTTGCACGAAGGTTTAAAAATAGATGTAGTGCAACATAAAATACTACCATAATGCATTTTTTGTGACATTGTCCCAAGCAAAAGGTTGTACGCGGCCACAGTAAAAACGCAAAAGTGGTCACTGTCAGTAAAAGTTTGAGTACCGCTGACCTAGAAGATCATGTTTGCaatttccaataaaaatatttttaacttacTAGATGCCAGACAAGATGAGAAGAAAAAAATTCTAAGAGAATTCCTTGAATCTCAGGCaagtaaaaaaatgaaatcatatcAGACGCTGGAGCTGTGTGGAACATTATATGAAGCTAATGACACCGATCTCATTCAATCCTGCATCAGGGAGATTGATTTTTATGGTGAATCTCTCACTACAGCAGGGATGCATGTACTATCATCAGATATACAACGCTGTGACCAACTGACTCTGGTTCGTCTAAGTGGCTGCCATCTCAATGCTGAACTGGTTCATATCCTGAAGTCAAATTTAGAAGGTTCTTGTTTGAAGGTAAACTTAATATTAAAAGTTGATATTTCTATTCAGGATCACTAATTTATCCAACTAGTATCATAGAAATTACCCTAGCTCAGGTGATTCTATGTTCCaccacagtggttcccaaccttgaTCATTACTTCCTTCCTTCATTCTTTTCGGAACTCTTCATTCCTCCCTGCCTATGTATAAAAACTACtgtatttattcaatcttcaatGGATTCTTATATAGCGTCATGCAAAATTCGCACTCCCACTTTTTTAAAGTTTCAGTAGTTTATAATGTTTGcttaatttgtataaaaataattaagaaCTAAAGAGTATTAGTACTAAAGCAGTATTCTTTCCCATGAACAACTAGTCTAACAACGGTTTGTTGGTCTCGATCATTTTTCCACCATGTTAAATATTTTCACAGTTCTTATTTGTTTTAGGTGAATAAACTAGATGTCGGTAAGAACCCAGGGCTTGGAATGAAGGATTGGGGTGATCTTGGATTAATTGTTACACAATGTCAGGTGAAGGCATTCGAGGCTCAGAATTGCAATATGGCAGCACAAGAAATTAAAGCATTCAAGGAAAACACTCGCAATGCCAAGGTGAGATGAGATTATTTATTGAGCATGAATGAGTAAGTTATTCTAATATAAATTAAAGAGTACGTAGGTTTATGCATGATTAATGAAATTATGGGACCATATTTTGAACCCTATTACTAACATCTGATCTGCATTGAATTGACTCGACTGAAAGTTGAGACATTCATAACTTGTTGCAGAAATATCTCAAACTAGACCAGacttcccaagcttttttcaggacgaccccaaagacaactttcaagtgtccagtgcgaccccaggtcattatatatatttttcatgaaactttagagcttctttcactggagatttgagtttggtcatgtggtggtattaagtaaaataagctaaaaccaaacagtgatgtcacaataatcacctacattttctatagcatatgCATAGAACGATGCccatgggcctgttttacagtaagccctggtacaaactgctaaatttaacatggtttgtcaaatcttagatgttttgtacatccatcctctaccataacccagcgaccccatgacctgtttgcgaccctacctatttatcactccgacccaatttgagGTCGcaacccctggtttgggaattCCTGAACTAGACAATGTTCATGACGAGGTAAATATTGTCAATAAATTGTAGTTGTGGTTATGCTGTGCCAACTCTTAAAACAGTATTCGTTTGGATCCTAGAGTTGGTATTAATAATTAACTACTCTTTTTTTATTATGCCCTGACAGTACGGCACCGAGTATTATAGTCTGCGTTCTCCAAATCCTCAGAAACAACAGTCTACTTGACTGAATACAATTAAATGTATTATAACAGGCGCTCAAAGATTGCAAAATCAGATTACACAATAACACTTGCCAAACAGTTGGTGTCGTCAGTTGTCACAGTAAAAAAATCGTCATCTGATGGATTGGTTTAGGCATCAGTAAAACTGtggaattaaattttttattggaaAATCTGCAGGACAACCTCGTACAGAGAGGAGATTATTTTTTTACAGTGGTCATTCTTGTGCTGCGAGTCttctttttcaagttttttagcTTCCTGTTTTTGTGTCAGTAGATGTCTATTTAGATCACTTCATTTATTTCCTCCCACAGCTGTTATGCTTGAGATTCTGTGACAGGGGTCGgtaacccatggctcgcgagccatatatcaGTATATGGCTCTTTtagtgacggcatatggctcccagaaaaatctaatattctcaggccaagcttactattgttacgagatttcaaactcttttatagctaGATTTGGCAGAAAATTTGCCAATACTTTTGAAAACGCGCCAAGAGCATGTTTATGTTATGTAAGAGAATTACCAGATATGCATTGTGACGAAACTAAGGGAGtctggaacatattttgtgacatcacaaagtgATAGAGTCGCTCAGCAATAGAGAAAAGCTCTCGTCTGTTAATTTCTACGTACTGGTTACAGTATTTGTTCTATTTAGATCGGACTAGCAAAGCtagtttttaaaatactacagaGATACATTAACGAAAGAAGGGAGATGAGTATTgtagatttcaacttgttcTGCATGTGAGCAGCCGTTCAAGGCCTGCAGCGACAAAGcgcagcatcagaagtcacattaatAAATGTGTATTGACATTGtatatgtgttgacttttgagtaaaaatttcagGCATGATTAGGTGACGAAATGCTacatggctcgcacggaaatgcaattgaaaatatgtactttttatggctctcttgaccaaaaaggttcccgacccctgttcTATATCAATGATTAATCAATTACTTTCTTCAGGTTCTCACCATGTTAAATAGTCTTACagttgttatttatttcagctGAATGAACTTAGTATCAGTAGCAACCCTAGACTTGGACCTGCTGGTTTAGCTGAAGCTGGATTATTTGTTTCGCAATGTCACGTGAAGGTGTTCAAGGCTCGAAATTGCAATCTGAAAGCAGTAGGAATAAAAGcattcagggaaaacacttgcAATGCAAAGGTAAGCTGAAATCTTTGAGGGAACATCAAAATTGAATAGCGCAAATGTAACTTGATACAGCTTATAGAGAGATTGGAGAAGTGTCAGGTTATATCTCTCAAAAAAGATTGTTTCCTGGTTCACCTGTTTTTTTTGCATTCCCATCATGTTAAATAATCTCACagttttctttcatttcagtTGAATAATCTAGATGtcagttgcaacaaaaatctTGGCAGTGCTGGTTTAGCTGAAGTTGGATCAACTGTTTCGCAATGTAAAGTGGAGGCATTGAAAGTTTCGgattgcaatctgacagcagaaggAATGAAAGCATTTAAGGAAAACACTCGCAATGCAAAGGTGAGATGAAATTTTCGAGCATGAAcagtaacaaaaatgaatgcgtaactataaattgaaaaatccaTGGGAAAATTAAAGACACAATTTCTTCTTTATATTAGTCATTTGAGCACTGCAAGTTCTAGGTTCCTGCTTTTAGTGTCAGTGAATATTTGTtcagaccagtggttctcaacctttttcagttggcggaccggtaaaatttcaaaacaaattttgcggaccggcagacctttaaaattaaataaaaatgtcatgaacacaaaacataatcaatagaatgcaattacgacaaaagtaGGCGGTGCAAAAAGGAGACAATCCAATTTaagagaaatttgctgctgtctttttgATAGTATACATTTTAAACGCGGTTCTAATGAAGTTTCTGCAAGACGAAGTAGAGCGTTGACTTCCACGCGATTTCGTTAGTTTTGCGAGTTTAATTGCGTCGTTTGAGAGAATTTTGGCGTAAACTAGGCACATGGGAAGCGGTAATTTTTCGCTGCTGGGAGAAATAGTAAAATCTAGCTCCAAATACTTCTTATCATACTGCATATTAAAGTCTCCCCTTCGTTTTTTTCTTGTTCCTGCGGGATCCACATCAACATTGCTACAAGGTCGTTTCGAGGCATGTTGTAAAGTTGAAGCAGGAGTCTCTGTCCTGTCAACACCGCTAACTTGGTTTTCACTGCTGGGTTTCTTTGAAAGAACTTGGTAATACAGTACTTTGCTGTTTGTTTGCCTCCATATTACCATCAAACCTCACTAAATTATAGGTctactgtcaaattacggaaCGTGCGAACTGCGGAAGTTCTCAATCAGTTACTCCTCCGATATGAAGTTAGCCGTTGTTATTGGTTCATAGACTTATGAACATCGAGCCGCTCAGGGCTTGGAACGGGTAGAGGGACCTCTCACCAAGTTTGGTTGTCAGGCGAATAACGGTACTACGAATCAATAAGAgttgaaaaatcacaaaattaatgTACATGCCGTCAATTCtttgtattttgaaatttgcttataatatatcaatgttggaatatatttggcggaccggcggttgaaaaccactgaacTAGACCACTCCATCATTCATTCCTACCACAGCTGTTCTGCTTGAGATTCTTCATTACTGGTTAATCAATTGCTTTGTTCAGGTTCTCACCATGTTAAATAGTCTTACAGTTCTTATCTATTTCAGCTGAATGAACTAAATGTCAGTCTCAATGAGGATCTTGGCACTGCTGGTTTTGGTGAAGTTGGATTAGTTGTTACACAATGTCAGGTGAAAGCATTCAAGGCTCAGTATTGCAATTTGACAGCAGAAATAATGAAAGCATTCAAGGAAAACACTCGCAATGCAAAGGTAAGCTTAAATCATTGAGCATAAAACGTAAACAGCGTAAAGATAATTTGAAGAAGATAAGAGCTTCAAGAAAATTCCACTCAAGACTCGACTCTGGATTTGTGTATTGGTACCTTCTAAAGATGTATCTGCAATATTGGCCATTTTTCTGGTATCAACTAATGAAACATATTCATCAGCCAAACTAACTTCCGCTaccaaagttttatattaacattttggataaaacataaatatataaaaatatgaatatatgaaATGATATGATATATGAAAAATAGCAATCGAATGTTAGCGTTTTTTAAACatgatataaaacaaaaaataggcGTAGgaacggggctcccgaagtatgcgaaccaagatggcggacaggACCTCTGTTACCAAGTTTAGTTTATGCAACtcacgaaaactcaaaaaaTAATGGGCAGGCAATCAATGCCTTGCATTTTGCTGTTATTAAGATATAACGTGGCAATATATTTGGCAAACTGGCAGGAAAGTTGGCGTGGACTGGaggttgagaatcactggttataccaggggtgtgcaaactgtggACCGCGGGCCGAATACGGCCCGCAAAGGAACATTGTGCGGCCAATTTTAAAGGATGTGCCCCCGAAATCTGGAACGTTCGAGCAATTTCAATCTCCTTACGTCGCGAAGCCTATACCAGTACCCGAGCGCCACTGTCATATCAGTGAAACTAGCTAGAAAGATCATGTtggaaaatacacaatgttataaaagcTTGTTTCTTTCTCattgaattcgtttaaagtctgtgtgacaataaatttaaatagcagcTTTCTTTAGAAATGTTTGCGTTTTAACTGACCATTTCTGCCAGGACCCCGAACAATGCGGTAACATCAGTAACAAAAAGAAGCATCGACAGcagaaactctacctacgaaaggctctggatacgaaaaatccAACTTACGAGAAttcttttcataaaaatattgctttgacTAACGTAAGATTTTCTAATCCGAAAGGTTGaaaaaccaaaaataaaaaaggggGGAGTGACATTTGTTTCTTTCAAGTTAATTCAATGCAGTGTTGGAAGCACGGATGTCCAATGCGAATTTATCATTCGAATATCACGAACTTCGATTATCGTTTTTCGTGATCGTGAGAGTACCGAATATGGCACACCTACCCTAACGCCATCGTTAGCGTTTGACTTTAAAACATTAGTTTGTTTTTTAAAGCcaattgttttgtatttaattgttttcatctttTCATTTCGATAGTGATCGAACATGAggacaaatgtttttatttcttgcaatttagagggtataaaatagctctcaaataatatttagtatCCATCGCGGCGGCGTTGATGACaatatcgttcagtttaagttGACGCtattaatttataatcaaaaataaaatcataacggtcgacatgaaatatttaaatcagcgcccactcgcaaaataaaaaaagatttgcGGCCCTAATTCTCTTTTATTGGCAGATGAGAATTTGGGAATCAGGTTCGCTCATTTGATAATGACGATAATCTGCGTAATTCCATATGCGTTTTTCTAAATCAACCAATGGTGTCGTAAGCAATATAAAAATGCCAATCAACTGTCCGTCTATCTGCCACCCCCTTAGCTCGTTTGCTTCAAGCGGGTACTTACAATGGGTCTCACTCAGTTTCAGTTGAGTAGACGATGATACGCATATCAGTTAaagctaaataaaaaaaataaaactacaaaATAAAAAGAGTAAATTCTGATTTTGAATTTCATATGTGTGTGCTCATTTTCGTACATTTTGTTCTCTCTTAGATTTCAACTTTTAACGCTTCCTCCGACCACTGTCCTCTCACTGTCCATGGTCTTTGCTTAGCCCAGTCAAATATTATGTCAGAGTTTTGTGGGGGCTTGGAACGGTTAATGCATTTCCAGGTAAAGATTGTCCGTAGTTAAGAAATTTTTTACTTACGAAGGGGCTTGGAACGGATTGGGCAATTACAGAAACCTCTCCGCAAGTAGAAAATTCTTTAAAGGTACAAACTATAGAAAGAAAGAACAGATAAATATCGCataaaaactacaaatttttcgtatccagagactttcgtaggtagagtttctaggtgcggcccgaggcacccagttacttgtatttcgcctgtaaaaaaggttgcacaccccttgTCTAGACAAAGCCTAAATCCAGCCCTGCTTTCACTGATATACATACTTCCATAATTTATGAATATTCTATCACCTAGGAGAGATTTATTAACTTTGCCTTGCTGTTGCATTTTAAAATAAGAACTCTTGATATTTTCAGATAGAGTTCATGGATCTAAGTTGGAACCCAGTCAGCAAACTCGGAGATGAAGGATTATCTATTATCAGTGAAATTATTCATCAATGTGAGGTTGAAACATTGGAGATGAAATCGTGCAACTTCAGCGATGATCAGTCGAAAAGATTCGAAGCTTTGATCGCTGATACCGGAGTCAAGTTTATTTACGACTAGAATCCACAAACAGTGTATCGAATAATCCTCGAATAATTCCACTTCAACTGGTTCATTTCTATAGACAAAAAATTGTTCTATCGTATTATTTGTCAACAGATTGATATTTGcaaatattagaaaatattttttcgtttaCCAAACAAGGCTCAGGCAAGCATCCATTTATACGTATGAatctgctacaacgcttaaagaTCAGACACCCGGAACATACCAGGACTCGAGTGTGTGATTTATACAATGTTtcctttaaattttttttttccaagcatttcattttgtatggaaatattttttcatcaaatttccTGTCAAAGAATTAAAAGTTCATACTCTTTTTTAAAGCTAAAGGAGGTAACCATTCAAGCATATGGATCCACTTTTTCTAGGATTTGTTCCTGTTTACTTAATATATTAAACGAAGTAAAATAATGAGCCGGATCAACCTGGACTTGAACCAATGATCTCTGAGTTGTACTTTCTGATATTATGTTAACAACCATGTCCTGAATGAGAACTCAAGTATAACCCAAACCCCCAGGTAATAGAATTTGTACAACATGTTACTCTGCCCATTCAATGCTCGCATTTCGACGCACCTTTTCTGCATATTCTTAGTGATTACTTTTCTAATCTACCCTAATGATGATTGtagtccaggggtgggcaaggtttttggaccaggggccaaaaatgtcACCCACTAGACTGgcggccatgtaagtgtgacgtaaaaagttacattttatgaacaatatttacagtgataCAGAATcaaaagtagaaaacaataagcctcgtgccaaaactaaatttaatcgcaatctcaacaaattccctgAGCTATTTTTCAactgaaacttcaaaatttgatttggttgtggcagcatcgggcggACCAGATTGAATAACCAAACGGGCTGGATTTTGACTGCAGGTtttagtttgcccatgtcaggacTAGTCATTtgcttgaatatttttatacaacaCTGCTATCATGATCAGTATGTGATGTATATTGAGCTTCAACTATTGCATGTTTATTTTGTAACTAccgtaaataattttgatgttttggcTGGATCCACTTCATCAATTAATTATActtttttttgtctttattgATGTATGTTTCTGATGGAATGGGATGAGCGATCTAATTATCTGATGTTTCCAAGTGAATCTCTCTTCAAATAATTTCAGTTTCAGtaaaaatatctttcatcaGATTCAAAACAGGGAGTTGATTTTTAACTGTCAAAAATTTTCACCTTATTGAGCTAAAGGAGGTATCCTTTCAAGCAT contains:
- the LOC120333045 gene encoding NACHT, LRR and PYD domains-containing protein 7-like, with product MADQGQQQEGANIVNIQGSNIQEVYGEEIHVENIQQAQAEVVHAGNIQHFHAHYDIHAVPPPLAQQPQVQADAGSPGTMQKEMPSSSDSASRLQSRVRRNVNIGYSNQDLLVAGSASLLQTEKPTNVEIKESTINIIGGEGMITKGGGAMTIIHDSVINIGERSCDDATTAQKKNEYADARFASNDLPCPVYEVTPPPLGVLQSVQRATRKGNRARKFINYFNKRTWEQTKVNITENYKKANLNEPDFEVNPQIKKVPGFYSGEMAPEVTEYTLETGFTVRATDKLVEKPISLDVLVEQLGNKEYRYIAILGQAGSGKTTITKRLARSLLVANKLVKQAQISKRLYSWLFRNTGCRFEFIHHLNIKDIPFFQGSKEEEAISPCELLFGKIALGLATQDVEEGYKWLQKNQSKFFLLLDGLDQATWSLLGKYNKMKYTDKSSTATIIWNLITGNLFPRMTIVISSREHRIAPLPLELRPQFITALAGFTRDDIKRLFIAVVGDDDEKAWQKLTRQSPALILLSSVPLFLIFNAIVCKFNPEKLPGTMTEVMLRILHIFMRSDHTLERERIEEILRKLMEMSLEGMKTKRVIFTTNDLTEFQLQSDEVRDIIIKVPGKNMFNQHLMEGDHLMFFSHQVLQEVLSALYISNMDSTKFRTFIETEFRDDHWAVVRRLLGGIILNPDIESCLITNFSSDARQDEKKKILREFLESQASKKMKSYQTLELCGTLYEANDTDLIQSCIREIDFYGESLTTAGMHVLSSDIQRCDQLTLVRLSGCHLNAELVHILKSNLEGSCLKVNKLDVGKNPGLGMKDWGDLGLIVTQCQVKAFEAQNCNMAAQEIKAFKENTRNAKLNELSISSNPRLGPAGLAEAGLFVSQCHVKVFKARNCNLKAVGIKAFRENTCNAKLNNLDVSCNKNLGSAGLAEVGSTVSQCKVEALKVSDCNLTAEGMKAFKENTRNAKLNELNVSLNEDLGTAGFGEVGLVVTQCQVKAFKAQYCNLTAEIMKAFKENTRNAKIEFMDLSWNPVSKLGDEGLSIISEIIHQCEVETLEMKSCNFSDDQSKRFEALIADTGVKFIYD